The proteins below are encoded in one region of Rhododendron vialii isolate Sample 1 chromosome 7a, ASM3025357v1:
- the LOC131332892 gene encoding uncharacterized protein LOC131332892: protein MRVDYQVSQWPTHEGCTNIDNSQGHEQAKLVVTLRNGRDVETRPEEVKANEKVSPPVAERSRVDKRSKEKETDLVSTVVPGSSETPSYILKAPFPICLNASSPFRKKGVSTDNIMEVFKQVKMNIPLLDAIEQIPSYAKFFKDLCTHKRKARAKFLEPIPIPHQVSSVLQSNTDPKLADPGVPTISFVIGNHFISRALLDLGASVNLLPYSVYEELGLGELKPTSVTLQLADRSVKAPWGMLEDVLVKVNNFYFPVDFIVLDTEPVHPTALKSQTLVILGRPFLATANAQISVRSGVMEVSFGNMKLSLNMYSAARQPHEEEDCFAVDVVHELVEEAFDPLEACLAHFGYEEFDIDQSIVEVNSLLDLAPCMTKPTWRTPFEPLPVLSSTPALPSIEAPAKLELKSLPASLKYVFLGSDDTLPVIIASDLSSE, encoded by the exons ATGAGGGTAGATTACCAAGTCAGCCAGTGGCCAACCCACGAGGGATGCACCAATATTGACAATTCGCAAGGGCATGAACAAGCGAAATTAGTTGTCACCCTCAGAAATGGGAGAGATGTAGAGACCCGACCGGAGGAGGTCAAAGCGAATGAGAAAGTGTCTCCACCTGTCGCTGAGAGGTCTAGGGTTGATAAGAGGTCTAAGGAGAAGGAGACCGATCTAGTGTCTACAGTTGTTCCGGGGTCATCTGAGACCCCATCTTATATTCTTAAGGCACCTTTCCCGATTTGCCTGAATGCATCTTCACCCTTTCGCAAGAAGGGAGTATCCACTGATAATATCATGGAGGTGTTCAAGCAAGTTAAGATGAACATCCCATTGCTCGATGCCATTGAGCAAATCCCATCTTATGCCAAGTTCTTCAAGGACTTGTGCACTCACAAGCGGAAGGCTCGAGCCAAGTTTTTAGAGCCCATCCCCATTCCTCACCAAGTTAGCTCTGTTCTTCAATCTAACACTGACCCCAAGCTTGCTGATCCTGGTGTGCCCACAATCTCTTTTGTCATAGGCAATCACTTTATTAGTAGGGCACTCTTAGATTTAGGGGCAAGTGTCAATCTTTTACCATACTCTGTGTACGAGGAGTTGGGGCTTGGTGAGTTAAAGCCCACATCGGTTACTCTGCAGTTAGCCGATCGTTCTGTGAAAGCCCCATGGGGCATGTTAGAGGATGTCCTCGTCAAGGTGAATAATTTCTACTTTCCTGTTGATTTCATTGTCCTTGACACAGAGCCAGTCCACCCCACAGCCCTTAAATCTCAAACGCTTGTCATATTGGGTCGTCCCTTTCTAGCCACGGCCAATGCACAGATTTCTGTGAGGAGTGGAGTGATGGAGGTATCATTCGGCAATATGAAACTGAGTTTGAATATGTATTCGGCCGCTCGACAGCCTCACGAGGAGGAAGATTGCTTTGCAGTCGATGTCGTTCATGAGTTAGTAGAAGAGGCgttt GATCCTCTTGAGGCATGTCTTGCCCATTTTGGCTATGAGGAGTTTGATATTGACCAATCCATTGTTGAGGTCAATTCTTTGTTAGACCTTGCACCTTGTATGACCAAACCTACCTGGCGAACTCCTTTCGAGCCTTTACCTGTTTTGTCTAGCACTCCAGCTCTTCCCTCCATAGAAGCCCCAGCGAAGCTTGAGTTGAAGTCTCTCCCGGCTTCTCTGAAGTATGTTTTTCTTGGCTCTGATGACACCTTGCCCGTGATCATTGCCTCTGACCTTTCTTCTGAGTAA